TCTCACCATCCCCTTGGACTCTGGCCAGTTGTGAAGTTGCTGCTTTTGAGCATGGAGAAGGCGTAGATAATCTTCCACGTGCTAATCCGTGTGAAACGCTGTCCAGGCCCACAGGTAGGCTACCCAAACCCTCGACGAGTAATTGGAGCTAATTAGGCTAAGAGACTTTTTTGTTAATATCTGTCCAGGCAATGCCTGGGGGCCCCATGGTAATAAGCACTGTGCAAACCCAGAACCACTTTACCCCACGGAGGTTTGCCAGCAGGAGGTTGTCCAGGCCACAGCAGGGTGAGTTGGGTTTTCCTGTTCTCTCGCGTAGACATGGTCTCATCGGACAGCTGCCCTGCTCACGTAGCGTTGCTTGTGTTTTGCAGTGACTAAGTGGAGGAAGCTCTTGCTGTCCTAGCACCACCAGGCCAGACAATCCTTCCCTTGGCTGAAGATCCCGTTGGATCTCTTCCCATAATGGAAGCGTGAGTGCCAAGATCCTCCATGACCTCCAGAAGCCACAACTCCTTGCCGAGAACTCTGATGGCTCCACGAATGCTTTCCGAAGGTGCCCTCGGGGGCATCGCCCAAATCACTCCCTCGCTGTACCTGAGCCGGGGCAGCGTCGCCTCCAACCGGCACCTGCTCCTCTCCCGGGGAATCACCTGCATAATCAACGCCACCATTGAGATTCCCAATTTTAACTGGCCCCAGTTTGAGTACGTGAAAGTGCCTTTGGCTGACATGCCCAACGCCCCCATCTCCCTGTACTTCGACAGCGTCGCCGACAAGATAAACAGCGTGGCGCGGAAGCACGGGGCCACCTTAGTCCATTGTGCCGCCGGCGTGAGCAGGTCGGCCACCCTCTGCATCGCCTACCTGATGAAGTACCACAAGGTGTCCCTCTTTGAGGCATACAACTGGGTCAAATCGAGGCGCCCCGTTATACGCCCCAACGTGGGCTTCTGGAGGCAACTGATAGACTACGAGAGGAAGCTCTTTGGGAAGACAACGGTTAAAATGGTACAgacaccatatggcatcatcCCAGACGTttatgagagagagaggagacCCCTGATGCCTTACTGGGGAATTTAATGTGACTGCAGACAGGAAGCACAACAGAAGGGACGCGCTGTTCTGAGTCGACCAGACTGGAGACATTCCCTTCTCCTTCTACAGCCAACTTTGGTTCTTTACCATACAGCAGAACCTCAACTAATTCTCACCTCACTAACCTGTAAGGCCAACGATTCCCTTCAAAGCATTTCTCTCTACAGGGATTCCCCCATCCGCATTTCTCTGATTTAGCAGAATGAGGTCTCCTTATAAGTTTATTCCTGTCATAAagcctccctcccttttttaGTCAGTTTTATTAGtatcctgtgaggaaaggcctACAAGGCATTTGGCAGAGTTAATGAACAAAGTGCGCTTTGTGATGCGGTAGCCTGGATATTTCGTTAATagcttgtttgctttcttgcaAAATCCTGTAGTGGCTAGGGAGCGGCGCTAGCACAGAACGAGCGACGTCCTACTCTGAGACAGTGGGTTCTTCCGAGAGCCAGGAAGGCAGGATGTAGGGTTGTGGTGCTAGTGCTGGTGTTTTCTTTAACATCTGTAGTGACCCTCAGTATATAGTGTTTGAGATCTTTAGTCAGCTCTTAATCTGTAttaaaagtcaaaaaaaaaaaaaaaaaaaaaaaaaaaaaggagtgaaGTCAGTCCGTGTCGGCCACAAgacaaataaaatttgaaatttttaaatcaaataaataCAAGATCCTTTTTCACTCATTCCATGCCAGGGCAATAGCCCTGGAATACATTTACACTACTAAAAGATGCCGGTGTTTTTTGTGAGTGGAAAGTAAACAGAGATCTTGTCCAAATGTGGCTCAAGACAGAAGCGAGAGGTTAACCCTCCCCACACTGGGCAGCCAAAGAAACATCTAGGAAACTGTGCATGGCCACCTTCCGAAGGGGCTGGGCTGTGTTTTCTAATATTCAATCAACCAGTAAATTGGAAGTAGGTAAAACCGCTTGATTACTTAGCTCTAAGTACGGTCGTGATCTGCCTTAGCCCATTTCTAAATCACTTCATTATGTCCTCAAGGTTATGTTGCATTCTAGAATTATTCCGCGCAGAACGGCGATCTGTTCGACCTCCCGGACAAGGATGGCTTTACGGAGAAGGCTTTGCCTTGTTCTGTATGTGACAAGAACGATTCCAACCCGAGACGTGGGAAGAGCCTTTCCGTGGCGCAGCCACTGCCTCCTGGACGTcgcttccctccctgcagaggggaagggacTGGTTTCGTTAGAGCGTAGCTGGACCCCCAGGAGAGCAAGGCAAGTCTGTTCCTCCATGAGACATTTGTGTCCTCTGTTGCATCTTTGAAGGAGGAATATGCAGATTGCTGGATGCCGAGATAGCTATCTGATTTAAATGAGATTCTatacttgtaaaaaaaaaaaaaatcaataaagatTAAACAAGAACATGTGTTGGTTTCCTATTCAGAACTGTCCTATCTCAAGTAACAGCAAGAACACACTGTAATACTGAGCAGTGGCTTTAAACAAATCTGGACCTCAGTCTTGAGAAAAACACTGCGATCTGTTCTCATCACTTGGCTAACCAGTTCACAATCCATCCGAGTGTCCCGCCTTTCCTGATCCTCCTCACAAAAGCCAGGCAATTTATATGGCCTATTTCAAAATTGTTATCTTCCAAAGTCCTAGCTGAGGTTTTAAGGAACAGTAGACTTGGTTAAAGGTTTTCTCCCAGCTGAACCACACTGTGTGAGGACTGCAGCACAAGGAGGTTTCTGGTTTCCCCAGACTAAAAGCCACTAGGGCTGAAATACGGTTATCACCGATACAAACCTGCGCCAGTGATGGTATGATacggttctatgattctacatgGCCTTGACCTCATTTGGATCAGGAGTAAAACCAGACCCGGTTGAAATAAGTCTAGAtcagagttaattttatttggaGGCTTTGCTCAGCTCTGACCCAGAAGTCAGGTTTCAAGTTTGCTGCAGAGACGAGTTTTACCAGACTGGGCAAATGCCGCTTGCTTGAAGTTACTCACCAGGGGCAGGAGGCGGCGCTCAGTAATTTCTAGGCTCTAGTCGGGGGTCCAGCAAGTTCAGCAAGGACTGCTGTAGTTCACAGACTTTAACCTAGGCCCAAGGCCAGTTACTGGGGGGAGCCGGTGGCACACGGGCACGCGAGAGCTCTAAACCCCTTTGGACGTGGAAGTCATGAGGTTGGCCATAGGTTCGACAAAACGCATTAACGCCAAACCCGCGCGTGGAGACGCTACTGTGTGGCAAATCCCTCGACACTGCAAGGGCAACCAAAGCCCAAAAGATGTTTCCTGGTAGCACTCATATATAGAGTCCATTCCTCCTGCAAACCCTTTTTTATCTGTTACCCAGGATGCACTTAGACAAAACCACacataaaaacccccaaatactTCAATACCATTTTTTCCAACAATATCAACACGTGGATCTCGGCGTCCTTCGGTACCACCAGCCCAAAGCGCAGTCCTGCGCTGGCAGAGGGAGGTCTCCTCCTGCTTTTGGAGAGGAGCAGGAATGAAGGCTTGGCCCACTGAAATAGGAGTGAGTTTTGCCATCGGCCGCACAAGCTGAGGTTTCACGCTGTGTCTCTTGGCCCCCGGGTTCAGTGACAAACAAGCAGACGTAGCAGGCTGACTCGACTCATCACTATTTTTACCGTGAGTTAAACTGCACTAGGGAAATGGTAAGTAAGAAAGGGAACTAGACTAAGAATCAAGACTAATCATTACTCAGGAGATATTCTGAAAGCATGacatttcaaagggaaaaaatactaaaaactgaaatctgctttcaaaattaaactttACCTAAAAACTGGCCTACGTTTaatttcacagtattttctaCATAAAAACTGGAAGGTAAAAATTCTCCATTTTGAATAGCTATATATACTTTATACACACGCTGCCCTAGTACTTAGGGGAGGGGAAGACGCTAATGTTCAGCCAAGAAGGCATCAAGACTGACTTATAAACAAAAAAGGATGTTAGACCTATAACAAAAAAGGTAATTGCCTAATAAAGCACATTATGAACTAAAGAATTCACTTGAAACACCCATTAGAGGTTGTATTATGAAGTACAATGGTATTAACACCTGTAGGTTGTCTCTTTGCAGAAGTTCCTCGTATGCATTCTGAGAGGAGGTATGTTACACGAGTGTCTCTTTTgccccaccgcccgcccccccccccgttcAAAATCCAGTTTTTCAGGCAACCCCAACTCTATAGAAACCACAGAGGGGACAGAGCCCCGGGCGAGCTCCGGAGTGCTGCGAGCACACCAGCTGGACTGGAGGGGAGGACCAGTCTTCCTGCTCCCCGCAGGCTTTTCCAAATGGACAGCACTTCAGTGCTTGCAGAATATTTTGCGTGTTACTTGGTGATACATCTTTCAAATACTAGCCACAAAGAAGGTTTCACTTACACGGCTTCATTATGTTTAAAGCCCTTTTCGTCAACCTTTCAAGGCTTCTCCCGAGCCACAGGAAGGTTTCACCCTGCCCATGCAGGACCCCCCCGGCCAGCACCCGCGGAGCTCTTCCCAGAGATGACAACCACCTTTGGGTACCTGCGAGCAGCAAATCAACATTTTTTCCTGGCTGCATCCTGGAACAAGCCACTTCACAGGTTGGTCAGATATGAAATGAGGTCTTTATTGAAAACAAGGTTTGAATCTCAACAAAGGATTTATAAAGCATTGCAAGAATTAAGGGAGTAAACAATGTACTAAAGTCAATTAATAACGCTTATTCTCAATGGATTTAGAGTATCAGCAGTGACTCCAGCATAGCACAAACCGTAACAGCTCCAACTACTAATCGCAAAACCACTTCTAGAAGACAAATAACATTCACCCAGAGGGAAGAGAGTCACAATATAAAGAGCAGTTTTCTGACCacttttcttcataaaattaTGACATTTAATATTGAGAACTGGAATTAAATACAGgcccagagagagaaaaaatctttcagaaaaagtagTTTGTACAATAGCAGCTTTTATTGAAAAGGCAGTTTTTGTTTCAAGTTTAATTAATCTGACATGTGGCTAACTAGAAATCAGAGCATTCCTTAGGTTTTCACGAGCTGCTTCTCAACCTTATGTCGAACTTCACTCTCGCTTCACATATATACTGCACAATTTTCAAGGAAGGAGCTGctcaaaacaaacccaggtgaAGAGAAGCTGCTGCCAGAGAGGAAAAGCCAGCAAACGGTCAAGTGCAGAATGCAACAATTCCCACACCACAAAACCTCCAAGCAGCTACAGCCAATACGGGTCAGCAAGCCTGGGGAGATACTCAAACCCAAACGCGGCAACGGAGGGGCGGGGGAtaggctggagcagcctgtttgCTCCCCAGCGCTCCTACCACCGAGGGGAAACTGCAACACACAAAGGCAGCACAGAAGCATCAGGAGTACAACTGGGCAAAGTCACACACATTAAATAACCAAGCAAATAATCTGTTAAAATTCCAAATATTCACAGATATAGAGAAAAACCACTTTCCATAGGTAACCCCAAGGCAGCTTCAgagaacatggaaaaaaaaaaaggaaacccatgttctcactttttttctagtgaaagaatacatgcagaaaaaggagttacatttataaaattcaacacaacaaaagcaaaaggcagcGTGTCCATTAGCCTGTAtgcaaaggaagcagaagaacGTGGTCTCTTACAATGCACTGTAGAAAATACTGTAACCTTGGATACAGATTGCAAGGACACTGGGCTTTGGCTGGCAACGTAATATCTGAGAGGATGCTGAATGCAACAATGAGTCATTTTAATGACTAGGGTATGCGAGATGATCCTCATTGTGCAATGCCTTTATCGAGGGTATCTACACACAAAACATTTGGTGTATTCCCATGACGTAAAGGTGTTCAGAAGAACGCTTTCTGCTTGCCACAAACATGGTAAATATtgcctgctgctttcccttctgTAGGCAGCGAGCAAGCAGTAGTGTCATACTTCAGTAAGCTCTGCTGCAATTTTAATTGTAAATGTcgatttcttatttttatgggCCAAAACACACGCTGGATACATCTCAGAGAGGGAACTTACTTGCTTAACAAGTACATTAGCGAGTACAAGaaaaacatcactgaaaaatGCTTCTATGACAATATAGCTGGCACTGTATTTGA
This portion of the Phalacrocorax aristotelis chromosome 18, bGulAri2.1, whole genome shotgun sequence genome encodes:
- the DUSP14 gene encoding dual specificity protein phosphatase 14, whose amino-acid sequence is MTSRSHNSLPRTLMAPRMLSEGALGGIAQITPSLYLSRGSVASNRHLLLSRGITCIINATIEIPNFNWPQFEYVKVPLADMPNAPISLYFDSVADKINSVARKHGATLVHCAAGVSRSATLCIAYLMKYHKVSLFEAYNWVKSRRPVIRPNVGFWRQLIDYERKLFGKTTVKMVQTPYGIIPDVYERERRPLMPYWGI